The nucleotide window GGTGTGCGCACTGACGTACCACGCACGGCGTGCACATGGACGTACCACGCGCGGCGCAGCTTCAGGCTATCAACCAGTGGCCCGGAAACGAATGTACATTTTGTGCTTCCGCCCCTTCATTCCCTCTTGTCCTCAAACAGGCATTCCTGGGCACTAAACTAGAGATCCTTGAAAATGAATAGTACCAGCCACCCTGGGGACCGTCTGTTCAGAGGGGTAGGTTATTGTGGGGCATGTGCGTCAGTGGCTGGACCCCATGCTCCGGAGTCCAGGGGTGAACCCTGGAGACTGATGGGTGGTTGTTAGAGTAGTCAGACTTGCCACAAGGTGGCACTCACAGATTTTGTGTTATATTCATTATTGAGAACTAGGGCTTTTTATATATGGTTCCTGAACATAACTGATGACTTCTATTTCCAAATCTGTATAGCTGATTTGGGGTCATTATTGGATAGGGTTACAAGAAAAACTTCCTCTGAAATGGAGTAGGgtgctttcattctctttccctgtgATCCTCATGCTAAGAGGGGAGAAACACATACGAGGTTATTTAGACATACGAGGTTATTTAGGTGCAGTGGTTGCTGTGGGAAGAAGCAATAGATTCTCCAGCAGTTTCCTGCAAAGCCCAGTAACAGAGCCAGCAGCCACCGTAGAGAAAGAAGCTAGACTGGCACATGAGATTCCTCACCCTCCTCGGAAGTTACTGTGTAGATTTGACTCTGTTCTCTGAGTCAGCGTTTAGCACCCTTTCCTGAAGACTGACAATGGTCAAATGGACAAAATACCTCAAATGAGATATTTTAGGGCAGgcatattataaaagaaatatttattgttttttgctGATAGAAAAATAGTGTATGTTCATTAGAAATGAGtctaaagaaggaataaaaatcatCCATCTTCCCTCCGTCTAGAAAAGAGCTAACCTCCATGAATTTCctttcactatttaaaaatgcataaaatacaaacaaaaattcagagtcgtgtgtgtacatacacacacacacacacacacacacacacacagcttggcatcctattttttccccctcacataACATGGTAGCACAAGTAATTAATTTCCTGTGCCCCTAATCTTTGAAAGTAGATTTCTAGTGGCTCTACCATACTTTAGTTGTCCATTCCCCCGTTGTTGAAAATTTTGGTTGTTTCGGGTCCTTTGTTAATGTCGGTGATGCTGTGATGAACTGTCCTTTGTATAAATCTTTGACTATATCTTTGAAAATTTACTTAGGATAGAATCCTAGAGATTGGATGGGGCGGAGTGGGCTCACATTGCTGGAGTGGGTACCAACTGTTATCACCTTTGAGGAGCATATATCAAGGGATCGCTTCTCTCTAATCCTGTAGCTCGTGTCCCAGTGCATTTGCTGAGCCTGCATGTGAGTGGTAGTGAGAGAACAGGGTCATGGTGAGGGCTTCTCTGAATGTGCCCTGATCTAGACTCAGagtcttctctctgcttcccctttgTGTCCCATCCTTTATTGACTCATTTCCCCTTGAAGTCCATGTTTTTTGGAAACActgtttattttagaataaaaacataaaagttacAGGCAGATCTTTTTTGTGTGTACGATGCACAAGCAATCAGTGATTTGCTATCCTAAAGTGAACAAGGTACAATATTCAGGGATTTGTTGCTTTTTAAGAGTGCAGCCATAAGTTACTTATTCTTATCCATGTCACGGATGGAGATCAGATGACAAAATGTGTTCTGTTGAAATAAAGCCATTTTAATCCCTCATTTTAGACTCTTAGAAACCCGGCAGGCAGAAAGAGCTTTTGTTCAGCTTCCTTTTCTACCTGTTAGTGTGGGGCCCTAACATTTGATTATAAATTCTTAGTTTACCTTACCTGTCTGagtttttcattcattcgtttatcctttttccttttgtcccCTTTCATCATGTCTCATCATCATGAGAGGTATCACCTTTTAAAGAAGACAGTTTCTTGGTTTGCTAGTTTactaattattacattttttttcagtttaatttattattaacatataatgtattatttgtttcaggggtacaggtctgtgatttgtCAGTCTTACACAGTACACAGCGCtcaccccaatgtccatcacccagccatcccatccctcccatcgccctccactccagcaaccttcagtttgtttcctgagattaagagtctcttatggtttgtctccctctctggtttcgtcttgtttcattttttcctctcttcccctatggtcctctgccttttttctcaaattccacatatcagtgagatcatatgataattctgattgacttatttcgcttagcctaataccttctagttccatccacgttgttgcaaatggcaagatttcattttttgatggctgggtaatattccattgtatataaacaccatatcttctttatccaactgttgatggacatctggggtcTTTTAAAAGGGTTCTTTCtgatctttcatcttttcttttgcttagtgGCCATTTTTGGAGTACCCGATCCTTCAGGAATACGGTGGGAATCAGTTTTTCTTGGGCGAGATAAGCTGAAAGAGGGTATAAGAATGACCTGTTATGATGAACTCTTGATCTGAATAACATAAACATAATACATAGTCCCCAGAATACTTCTGCTTTGGAACTCAGTGATCTGTGTTAGCTGTTCACTAAGTTATCCCCTCATGCTGAAGCCTTATACCTTCTGCCTGTCCCCAGTCCTGGAGCAGGTTCGCACCAGGTGATGGCGCAGGGCTTACATGCGGCCAGGTAGCTTGCTTGTTCGAGTTACCTATCCCACCAGCCTGCTAGGAGATGCGTTAGTGACCCCCCTTTGCTTGAGGCACCGAGGCCCTTGCTTTAATGCCAGCGTGTTATTTGGGAAGGTGGGAAGTACTTTAGACTATTACTTCCATCTCACCAGGTCTGCCTGTGGCCCACTCTTGTTGGAGGTCCCTAGACACTGTGGGGAACTGGACCAAATGGGTAATCACTTGAGGGATAATCAGGAACGGATTTCCTTTGCATAGGAATAGGGAATGTCAAAGGACCTAGTTCACACATCCTGGGTTGTATCCTCTTCAAATGTAGTACACACTGCCTTACAAGGTCATTTGCTACTCTGAATGGAGGTAGTTAATTTCCTGCCTTCCAGATTGAACCAAAGTATTTGCCCTCCTTTTAGCTTCCTTATTTGTTATTAATTCTTGCATATTCCTCTTGCTAAGTGGGTAGTCTATTGCCTTTCTGCCTGCATAAGCTCCAAAAGCTGCTGAGTTTGGAGTCAGCATTATTATAAGCATGATGTGTGGTCCAGAATATTCCTGAGTGGAGAGGCTACTTATATTCTACTCCTGCTTCCCAAAGATCTCCCTTTTCGGGCTTCAACATGCTGGGGCAGAGTTGGGATTCTGACTAGTCAGGCCACCAGGGTATCCATTAAGTCCTGGATAAGAACCAAACATTTGAGCTTAGTAAGCTAACAGCTGAAAAGAAATGGGAGATTAAGACATGAGTAGTTTTAAAAGAGGTATGTTTATTTGGTTCATGGGTTGATGGGGGTGTAGCCCATGGACTTAactttcagttttgctttttccctgtACTCAGTTCTGTCATGTGTTGGAGGATCAGAGGGACAGGCTGGTGACCTCGGTTTTGGTTCTGGCCATTAGCTGTGTATCTTTGGACTAATCACTTAACTTTTCTGGGCTCCTTTCTTTACCAGTGAAGTTAGAAGTTGAGATTAGATGTGCTGTAAGGACCCTCCTAGCTGTAGCACTCTGCAGTACATCCCACTGTTTCTTATGTGGCACTTTCCCTTGGGAGCTGTGTACCTTCTGCTTCATTGCACACCCTCATCCCGCCCCCAGCTCTGGGAATGGAGACTGTGTacggaaggggggaggggaatgagggAAGCAGGATGCCACACCATGTCCTCCTGGCCTCATTGACTAGagagaagcctgcttcctccatcTGGTGTTCCACCTGGGGTCAAAATACCCTTCTCACCAGAGATGTGCTGTGTGTGGCCTTAAGGAACTCATATTTCTACTTAGTTCactatttaacaataaaaaaagaagagaaatctttCTCTTCAGCTGCATTGCTTGTGCTGTAAGGTTTAATAAGAGATAAGCACAGAATGGAAATTAGGCAAGTTTGCCAAGTGTTGTAGATGGGAAGATATTGAGAAAAAAGGAGTGAGTGTTTCTCATTTTAAGGATAGGAGAAGACTATACTATAGAGGACTGAATAGAATTAGgtactttaaaaggaaaacattaaaccaataagttaaaaatattctctctctttttacgtTGTCATGACTGCCTAAGAAAATTGGAGGGATCCAGTGTTAACACATCGTTACCCATCCGTAAGTCCTAAGACATGATGAACTCACAGGGAGACTGGGAAGTTTCTGGGGCCTGCATCTTGTATAACCCTGACTGGCCTTGGACTTTGCCCCTCTTATCTTTGGCCACCAACAAGACAGACATGTGCACAatgtagtttatattttataagctGCCAAAAGACATTTCTCTGTACCTCTATCCGCTCCCCATGCCCTGACAGAAAATACGTTTCCCAGTTCACCCTTGTGCTTAGTTTCAGTCGCAAAGAGGGTGTTGGCGGATTGGCTTTTGAGTAGCACAGATTTGGACCAAATATGCTAAACTTGCAGCTCTTTTTATAATAATCACCCAGATACAGACAGGAGCCCCCATTTTCTACCAAATTAGGGTCATTTTATTACTCTAGTTCCAGAAAAAGCAATCGGATAGCCAAAAGGGAAGCAAAAGTGTATTTCTCTGCCCTCTGATAGACGAACCCTGACTTCATCTAAAATTCTGACATCTGTCGTCATATCCCATAGAGCCAACTGGAGTCCCAGCAAGCTagcttcgttttttttttttaatccaagtacGTATGTGTGGGCCCTGGAGGTTTGTGGGCCCGAGCTATAGCCGCATGCAAGTGGCTTCCTCTGAGTTCTTGGATACAATGAGCAGGACTAATGTTGGCTCCGAAAAGGGACGGAAGATGGCTTGaggttagtttttcttttttaaatgttacacaAGTGCAGAGCAGTTGGCTGCCGTCCCCCTCTCAGACCATCAGCAGAGCTTGACCTTGGCCAAGATTTTGCCTCATCCTCTCGGCATCTCAGCATAGAGTTGCGTTTCAGCCGTGGAATGCTTAACCAGAAGCACATGCTGTAGTGATGGTTTCCAAAGAGCAAGTTTTTGCAGAAAGGCTACATCATGTTGTCTTCTGAAAACAACAGTTTTCTCTGAACCACCAACTCAATAAACCCCCGAATGGCGATTCTTTGACTCATTCGTTCACAAGGGCTaggattgttgttgttgttgttgttgttaataatactttattgaaGCACAGCAGAATGAACAGACAATGAAGTACAAATCTTAAGAGTACTGCTtgtgaattttgacaaattgTATGCACCCATGTAACCATTCAGGGCTGgggtccctccctcctttccttctttccttcctccttctcttcccccctccctccctcccctcccctcccctcccctccccttccttccttccttccttccagcagCCACTCATCACAGCCCTTTATTTGCTTAGACCAGCTATGTAGGACCTTCCCACCCAGTCCTGGGGCTGTGCTCCTTGGGGGCTCCAGCTGCTTGCCAAGGACAGCCTGGCTCTTGTGGGCCCCTCAGCCTGCCCACAGATCATGACCTCCTCTAAGGCCCTTGGCCAGGCCTGAAGCTGGAGGGGCCACTGGAAGCCCCAGGGGAAGGGCCCTGCCCTCTCCCAAGGGCTGAGGCAGGTTTCAGAAAAGGCCATTCACTGCCCAGTGGTACTAGGCAAAGGAAAATGATGATTTGGGAAGAGAGGGGCTGGACAGTGAGTGAATAGATGCTCAGGATTGGGAATTACGCATAAAAGGGATGTCCTATCTGCTCCTCAGTGTGAGAGAGTGAGTCCTTGTGCAGGCACCACACCAGCGTCCAGCCCACCTCTCTCTTGCTCAGCACATGGAAGCCTTTGCATTCCAGCTTGTCCAGGACCATGCAGGGAGGGTCACTGATGAAGTACTCACAAAAGTGGTTTCCCAAGACGCTTCTCTTTGAGGCCCCCAGATACCACATCAGCTCT belongs to Ailuropoda melanoleuca isolate Jingjing chromosome 14, ASM200744v2, whole genome shotgun sequence and includes:
- the LOC117796088 gene encoding GTP cyclohydrolase 1 feedback regulatory protein-like, encoding MPHPLSSTQIHTEVGPTPLGDGHSAPELMWYLGASKRSVLGNHFCEYFISDPPCMVLDKLECKGFHVLSKREVGWTLVWCLHKDSLSHTEEQIGHPFYA